The following nucleotide sequence is from Drosophila kikkawai strain 14028-0561.14 chromosome 2L, DkikHiC1v2, whole genome shotgun sequence.
GAATCTCCTCGAGAGACCGCGCGCGGGCccgcaaaaaaatataaaagaagtgtggtaaaatataaaaccgaATCAATTTGAGGCAGCCGGAATTATGCCTCGCCAGCTTTGTCGTCGTCTTGCTGTGCactgaaatcgaaatcgagTCCAATGACCAGCTCTCGAGCTGGTGCTTAAGAAAGAGTTTTGCACTTTAAGCCACAGCCGTCGCCGGTCAACGAGCAGGCCTTGACCCAAAGCCTAGCCAGCCCAGAAGAGTTATAGCCCAGTTATATAAGATCACTTTCGATTgcaattaaaaccaaaagtaCCGtgaatttgcaaaaaaatataataaaagaaaacaaattgtaaTAATATGTGGCTCGAGTGTGTGAAGAGACCGCGTTGTGCATCTTTTTGGCTGCAGCTGCTCTGCTGGAGTCTTGCCCTGGCCCGCCTGGAATTCGCCGGTTCGTATTGTCATGTGCTAAAAGAAACTGTGCGGGCTAAGGAATGCCCAATGCTCAAGCGagataaatttaagttaaacttTTACTTTCGCCCTGTGGTTTGCTGTTTGgcacctttatttttttggccaaagccGCCATGCCTTTCTTTTGGCCCTGTCATTGTTGCGCCagttgttgtcgttgtcgttgctgtttatgtttctgtttctgttgaCATTTCAAATTGACGTCGGCATAAATTTCAGTTTTAACTAGTTGCACAATAAATTTAGCCACCGAGCTTGCTTTTCCCTTCCGCGCAGCCATCCAATTGTGACCTTGCCTCACATTATTGGTCAACAATAATACTCGTATATAAATATCTCCGAGAGCATCTCTCCGAGTGTTGCACCTACAAGTGCACACCAGTTGGTAGTGGCTCATCCATCCCACACACATAAAGAGGTATACTGCCTTGTCACGGTGCGACTTTTGTAATCCCTCGCGCCTCGTTAATTAATTGGCCCCGACTACcgttttgagtttttttttcgctcttgGCGCTCTGGAATCGCTCATAATTCGGGTCTTATTTTAATACTCATATTTATGGATGTGCCCCTGTGCCTTGACACTCTTTGCAGGTGTGTTTGTTTCGCAGCTCTTGCGATATTTACTGCCAGACATttgtattgttgttgctgctgccggtgaagGTGTCATCGCTGGGGCCGGCTAATGGGGCGTATGCGCGATGCCGGCGTGCGTGTCACGGACTCACCCGGATTCGGAGGGCCAGGGACAGGTCCACGGTCTTTTGGAATATAGAATTATGGGTTCAGGCGAGGGCTATAATTAATTACGATTGCAGGTTAATGATCCCAGCGAAACCTTAGCAATTATAGCCCCAAACTGGGCCAACAATCTAACGAACTTGAGGCaaagaaatataataggcaCATATTAAGCaatttaataagaattttGTGAACATGATAGAGACAAAAGCAAAGCCTTGAAGCTAAGACACATAAATCTCGATATCGACTTGTATCCGGGGTCAATTGGCCAATAATCCCCATGTAAAAGCCAAAGACAACAATGTCCATGACTCATGGCAAACAATTCGGGgctataaacaaaaaacacaaaaacccaTAAACAAGCTGacaacaaaccaaaaaaaaaaaagcgaagaAAAAGCGAACCAACCCAAAATCATCTTTCACTTAACAGGCGATGAGTATctcgtatttattttggttttactTTGTCGTGGCCAACGTCTAATTTCGTTTCTCTCCTTCCGCATTCGACGGCTTCCGTTTCGGGTCTGATTTGTGTTAGTTGGGCAGAGTTTTCCCCCACAACTGCAATTTCCCCCATTGGCATTTTCCCgccaaaaaaaagtataaacaaACCGGAGGAAAGGCATTTAATTGGCATGCGTAATGGCCGaaagaaaatgagaaaatagaaaagaagCAGGGAGGGGGTTAGCTCACTTTTTTTCAGCTTACATAAGACAAAAAAAGCGATTgtgaaaaacaaatgaaaacagaaaacCCGAAACAATTGAGGCATGACCATTGCTAATTGAAGAGTGGTTAGCGGTTACTAAATGCCGATTTTGTGGGGGAGTATACATTATGTTTAcctgttgccgctgctgtctGATGTAAAAATACGCCCGTTGCATGATTAATtcgtccagctgctgctgggtcTACCGATTTTCTGAATGACAACATATCAGCCGGTAACCGCAGTGTGTCGGTGGGatattacatatatatgtatgcccTATAAGGCAATAGCTACCCGTATCTGCGAATATTTCCGTGACCAACCAACCGACAAGAGTCTGCATCTGCAACAGTTTTCCCATACCGGTTGCATGACTCCGGTTCGCGGTTATCGCCCAAAGTTCGAGTACGAGTTCGAGTTCGAGCACTCCAAGTGGAGTCCAAGTGGGCCAATTGGTGGTTGGTAATTGGTAGTAGGTAGTAGTTGGCATTTGGCGCCACCAGCTGAGCCAGGCTGAAGGCCGATTCTCTTGGCTTTCGgttagatttttaatttgccAATTTGGATTCAAAGCGCATTTTAACGACTTCTTACGCATGCGGTGAGCTAACGTTGCTGCCAGTGACAAAATAGTGGCTTAAAAATGGAACTAGTTCGAAAACTAGATTTTAAttcatgaaattcaattagaTGTTtgtataacaaaaattaagttgtattaaaaaatacagaaatttCACATTCTTAAACGCTGTATTtggttttcaaataaaatagagGAATCTAGGACATACTGAGACACTTTAAGtcatgttttgattttttttaatgtctaatttaattatataactcTGCAAGTTAAGTTTAATATATCTAAATAAGTCTGTTTATAgtttaatgttaaaaatagctgtatataaaaagaaatatctaaCAAGATCCTTAGGTTTATAAAGGAATGTATATTTTACTGAAGATAAGACATCTTCTAGTTGTCATTTATCTATTTAATTTTCGAATAAAATGTCAAACAATGACTATTATTTTTCGATCATAGTTTCTTacttacaatttaatttacctTAAAACTAACAAGACAATATCTTACTAAAAAGCTCAAGCCGCAGAACCGCCTATGCAAAACTAGCTCCACACAAATGCGAACCATGCGACGCACATCTGTTCCCAGCCAACGATCTTCAAGTGTCGGATAAGCCGATCTCAAATGGGTTTTCCTCGTGAATCAGCGAATAAATTACGCATATTCATTCCGCATCCAGTTGTGGTTGCCAGCTCCAGTTATATCATGAGCAGCACGTTttgtcaaaaataaaaaaaataaagccagcaaacaacaaacaaagagcGTCACTTCCGTTTTTGGCGTTACTTTTACTTTCTGCAGCCGCAACATTGGTGCGGCCACAACCGCAGCCACACAtattgcaactgcaacagcaacagcaaaggCATGACATTTGCAGCGTGCCAAATTGCAGGCATTCAATGTCGCTGCCAGCGGCTTATgcaattaaatgtaatatcAGAGAGCGAAACTAGTTTGTCAACTCGAGTGGCATGTCTTAAAGCCCGAATCTCACATCCGAATCTTCTACACAAAACTGTAAACTAGGATTTAAATGAtcttaaaactaatttaaattatttttaaagattttatctTATAATTCATCAACCTTTAAAAAAGTATCTCCTATTCTTCCGTCACcgtaaaaattgcattttggttttttaattaatgtcAAATGAATAAACTTATTTAATGAATGTGCTtttaatactttaaatttatatttaattatttttataatttattatttaccttgcaatatttttttctgtgcaaaCCTCCTCAcagctggccaaaatgcgggAGTTGTGGCCGCTGCAGTGGCGGCTGGCCAAAACCAGACGCAGGTCTATGTGACGGAATCTTGTCTGCAGAAGCCGTACCGCTGTCCGCACCCGAAGATCCAGTTCTACCTGTACACCCGGCGCACCCAGGAACAGCCGGAGTTCATAGATGTCCTAGATGCCAACGCCCTTTACTATACGCACTTCAATCCGCGGCATCCCACCAAGATCATCATCCATGGCTTTGGCGGCGGCAGAACTCTAAGTCCTAGCCCAGATCTAAGGGAGGCCTACTTCAGTGTTGGCGAGTACAACATAATTATCGTCGACTATGCCGATGCGGTCAAGGAGCCGTGTCTTAGCCAGATGGACTGGGCTCCAAGATTCGGCAGTTTGTGCATCTCCCAGCTGGTGAAGTACCTCGCCCGGCATCCTCGTGGCGTCCAGCCAGATGATTTGCATTTCATTGGCTACAGTGTGGGTGCCCATATCGCCGGACTGGTGGCCAACTACCTAAAGCCTGAGGAGGGCAAACTGGGCAGGATCACCGCCCTAGATCCAACGATATTCTTTTACGCGGGCGCAAATAACTCTCGGGAC
It contains:
- the LOC138927865 gene encoding phospholipase A1 member A — its product is MWLECVKRPRCASFWLQLLCWSLALARLEFAAGQNAGVVAAAVAAGQNQTQVYVTESCLQKPYRCPHPKIQFYLYTRRTQEQPEFIDVLDANALYYTHFNPRHPTKIIIHGFGGGRTLSPSPDLREAYFSVGEYNIIIVDYADAVKEPCLSQMDWAPRFGSLCISQLVKYLARHPRGVQPDDLHFIGYSVGAHIAGLVANYLKPEEGKLGRITALDPTIFFYAGANNSRDLDTTDAHFVDVMHTGAGILGQWHSSGHADFYVNGGTRQPACVGSATLFQTLACDHTKVTPYFIESITTTRGFYAGPCPNLFTYLIGWCEPKDSEYVLMGEHCSHKARGNYYVTTNAKAPFARGFPGKGRSNGEYQGVRR